From Candidatus Binatia bacterium, the proteins below share one genomic window:
- the ftsH gene encoding ATP-dependent zinc metalloprotease FtsH — MSKHLRSIILIILAVIAVFIIVERFVQPSEGETRLDYGAFYQKLEAGQVQSFHATGLNAVGDLANGTKYSVAVPNVDQTFVDEVYKRVKSGAISFDQQSNTGLLSSLMTLGPLAITVLLLFFILRQAQSGGSQALSFGRSRAKMLSENRPKVTFADVAGVDEAKEELAEIVDFLKYPKKYQSLGARIPKGVLLLGPPGTGKTLLARAIAGEAGVPFLSISGSDFVEMFVGVGASRVRDLFDQAKKSAPCIVFIDEIDAVGRQRGAGLGGGHDEREQTLNQLLVEMDGFDQNTGVILIAATNRSDVLDPALLRPGRFDRQVIVDRADFKGREKILEVHARNKPLGKEVSLQTLAKRTPGFSGADLENLLNEAALLAARRNKNVIEMIDCDEAIDRVMVGPERKSVVMSAKAKSIAAYHESGHAILGGLLDKSDPIHKVTIIPRGMALGLTWSLPEDDRYQVTREELIAQITMALGGRLAEEIKFGDVTTGASNDFEKATELARRMVTQYGMSDLGPIQYGRGAHQVFLGRDFGDERNYSEEVASKIDAQVRSIIESCYANGKEILSTNWQKLERMVASLLEYETVEAEEVRAILEDRPFDRNSGAEAAASPDAPAERPVAEEKRTEKPSRLPPNISPEPA, encoded by the coding sequence GTGAGCAAACATCTCCGGTCGATCATCCTCATCATCCTGGCGGTCATCGCCGTCTTCATCATCGTGGAACGCTTCGTTCAACCAAGCGAGGGTGAGACGCGCCTCGACTACGGGGCCTTCTATCAGAAGCTCGAAGCCGGTCAAGTTCAGTCGTTCCACGCCACCGGCCTGAACGCGGTCGGCGACCTCGCGAACGGAACGAAGTACTCGGTCGCCGTGCCGAACGTCGATCAGACGTTCGTGGACGAAGTCTACAAGCGCGTCAAGAGCGGCGCGATCTCGTTCGATCAGCAATCGAACACCGGCTTGCTCTCGAGTCTCATGACGCTCGGACCGCTCGCGATCACCGTGCTCCTGCTCTTTTTCATCCTGCGCCAGGCGCAGAGCGGCGGCAGTCAGGCGCTCTCGTTCGGACGCTCGCGCGCGAAGATGCTCTCGGAGAATCGTCCGAAGGTTACCTTCGCGGACGTCGCGGGCGTCGACGAGGCGAAAGAGGAGCTCGCCGAGATCGTCGACTTCTTGAAGTATCCGAAGAAGTACCAGTCGCTCGGCGCGCGCATTCCCAAGGGAGTCTTGCTGCTCGGCCCGCCCGGAACCGGCAAGACGCTGCTCGCGCGCGCGATCGCCGGCGAGGCGGGCGTGCCGTTCCTCTCGATATCCGGCTCCGATTTCGTCGAGATGTTCGTCGGCGTCGGCGCGTCGCGCGTGCGCGATCTCTTCGATCAAGCGAAGAAATCCGCGCCGTGCATCGTCTTCATCGACGAGATCGATGCGGTCGGACGGCAGCGCGGCGCCGGTTTGGGCGGCGGTCACGACGAGCGCGAGCAGACGCTCAACCAATTGCTCGTCGAGATGGACGGCTTCGATCAGAACACCGGCGTCATCCTGATCGCCGCGACGAATCGCTCCGACGTGCTCGACCCCGCGCTCCTGCGCCCCGGCCGCTTCGACCGTCAGGTCATCGTGGACCGCGCCGACTTCAAGGGACGCGAGAAGATCCTCGAGGTTCACGCGCGCAACAAGCCGCTCGGCAAGGAAGTCTCGCTCCAGACGCTCGCCAAGCGCACGCCGGGCTTCTCGGGCGCCGATCTCGAGAATCTGTTGAACGAAGCGGCGCTGCTCGCCGCGCGACGCAATAAGAACGTCATCGAGATGATCGATTGCGACGAGGCGATCGATCGCGTGATGGTCGGCCCCGAGCGCAAATCCGTCGTCATGTCGGCGAAGGCAAAGAGCATCGCCGCATATCACGAGTCGGGTCACGCGATCCTCGGCGGCCTGCTCGACAAGTCCGATCCGATTCACAAGGTGACGATCATCCCGCGCGGCATGGCGCTCGGCCTCACGTGGTCGCTCCCGGAAGACGACCGCTATCAGGTGACGCGCGAGGAACTCATCGCGCAGATCACGATGGCGCTCGGCGGACGGCTCGCCGAAGAGATCAAGTTCGGCGACGTGACCACCGGCGCGAGCAACGACTTCGAGAAGGCGACCGAACTCGCGCGCCGGATGGTGACGCAGTACGGCATGAGCGACTTGGGCCCGATTCAGTACGGACGCGGCGCGCATCAGGTCTTCCTCGGCCGCGACTTCGGCGACGAGCGTAACTACTCCGAAGAGGTCGCGAGCAAGATCGACGCCCAGGTGCGATCCATCATCGAGTCGTGCTACGCGAACGGCAAAGAGATCCTCAGTACGAACTGGCAGAAACTCGAACGGATGGTCGCGTCGCTGCTCGAGTACGAGACGGTCGAGGCCGAAGAGGTCAGGGCGATCCTCGAAGATCGTCCCTTCGATCGCAATAGCGGCGCCGAAGCGGCCGCGTCGCCGGACGCGCCGGCCGAGCGTCCCGTTGCGGAAGAGAAGCGAACCGAGAAGCCCTCGCGTCTCCCGCCGAACATCTCCCCGGAACCCGCGTGA
- a CDS encoding phosphoribosyltransferase family protein, producing MILSPEEIQVTIERLAAEIAQAYRGQPLLLVGVLKGAICLTADLARALGRQPDGPNEIMVDYVCVERYGAAGSAGGAPRLAMDCTLPVRGQNLLLADAIADNGVTLAFLKNHFRGRRTSTLRTCVLFDKPARREVEVAIDFRGVTVPNVFAIGYGLDYKEVYRNLPYLAELREGQTV from the coding sequence GTGATCCTGTCGCCCGAGGAGATCCAGGTAACTATCGAGCGCTTGGCTGCTGAGATCGCGCAGGCGTATCGAGGGCAACCGCTACTTCTCGTCGGGGTGTTGAAAGGAGCGATCTGCCTGACCGCCGACCTGGCGCGCGCGCTCGGCCGGCAGCCGGACGGTCCAAACGAGATCATGGTGGATTACGTGTGCGTCGAACGGTACGGGGCGGCGGGGAGCGCCGGGGGCGCCCCTCGTCTGGCGATGGATTGCACGCTGCCGGTGCGCGGTCAGAACCTGCTGCTGGCCGATGCGATCGCCGACAATGGAGTGACGCTAGCGTTCCTGAAGAATCACTTTAGGGGGCGACGGACCTCGACGTTGAGGACCTGCGTTCTCTTCGACAAGCCCGCGCGGCGGGAGGTGGAGGTCGCGATAGATTTCCGGGGCGTAACCGTCCCGAACGTCTTTGCTATAGGTTACGGTTTGGACTATAAGGAAGTCTATCGCAATCTCCCTTACCTAGCCGAGCTACGAGAGGGTCAAACGGTCTAG
- the tilS gene encoding tRNA lysidine(34) synthetase TilS, protein MRGAHPERDVERALEESGSLARGERVLVACSGGPDSVALAAALQAVSKRMHLSVAAAYVNHGLRASAWQDECVVLQIGARFGMPVEVLALEAGGAGEARLREGRYAALVAAAERRGCGAIATAHHAEDQSETVLLALLRGAGLEGLRGMRGRRALAPGIELVRPFIALPSETLRAYCHALALPYAVDPSNAAMSLRRNAVREALEALRPLFPGLDAAVARAAEVAAHEGDATERAELRRSVREELSREDDLRDIDFRHVEAAVRALEAGRTGTFLMKPGVALRIERGSIAGITRK, encoded by the coding sequence GTGAGGGGCGCGCACCCCGAGCGCGACGTCGAGCGGGCGCTCGAAGAGAGCGGGAGCCTCGCGCGCGGAGAGCGCGTGCTCGTCGCCTGCAGCGGGGGTCCGGATTCGGTCGCGCTTGCGGCGGCGCTGCAGGCGGTCTCGAAACGGATGCATCTGAGCGTTGCGGCGGCGTACGTCAATCACGGGCTGCGAGCCTCGGCATGGCAAGACGAGTGCGTCGTCCTGCAGATCGGCGCTCGGTTCGGCATGCCGGTCGAGGTGCTTGCGCTGGAAGCAGGCGGCGCGGGCGAAGCGCGACTGCGCGAGGGGCGGTACGCCGCGCTCGTCGCCGCGGCGGAGCGGCGGGGATGCGGAGCGATCGCGACCGCGCACCACGCCGAGGATCAGAGCGAGACCGTTCTGCTCGCGCTGCTGCGCGGCGCCGGACTCGAAGGGCTGCGCGGGATGCGCGGGCGCCGCGCGCTCGCGCCGGGGATAGAGCTCGTCCGGCCTTTCATCGCGCTGCCGTCGGAGACGCTGCGCGCCTACTGCCACGCGCTCGCGCTGCCCTACGCGGTAGATCCGAGCAACGCGGCGATGTCGCTCCGGCGCAACGCCGTGCGCGAGGCGCTCGAGGCGCTGCGCCCGCTCTTCCCCGGGCTCGACGCCGCGGTCGCGCGCGCGGCCGAGGTCGCGGCGCACGAGGGGGACGCGACGGAGCGTGCCGAGCTGCGCCGCTCTGTGCGCGAGGAACTCTCGCGCGAAGACGACCTGCGCGACATAGATTTCCGTCACGTCGAGGCCGCCGTCCGCGCTCTCGAAGCGGGGCGGACCGGAACGTTTCTAATGAAGCCTGGGGTCGCTCTGAGAATCGAACGCGGTTCGATCGCCGGTATAACGAGGAAGTGA